One window of the Puntigrus tetrazona isolate hp1 chromosome 13, ASM1883169v1, whole genome shotgun sequence genome contains the following:
- the tmem50a gene encoding transmembrane protein 50A, whose translation MQSALRMRGSEPLFETEDCGVRLHILRNTRKLKKSAGPGQIRSMSGFLDGIRCGDCECNVDWGEKRNTIASIAAGVLFFTGWWIIIDAAIMYPKEEEFHHAYHTCGVIATIAFLMINAVSNGQVRGDSYSEGCLGQTGARIWLFIGFMLAFGSLIASMWILFGGFVVTEKKDLSVYPGIAVFFQNAFIFFGGLVFKFGRTEDLWQ comes from the exons ATGCAGAGCGCACTGCGCATGCGCGGCTCAGAGCCACTGTTTGAGACGGAAGACTGCGGAGTGCGTCTCCACATACTGCGAAACACAAGAAAACTCAAGAAAAGTGCAG GACCGGGGCAGATCAGAAGCATGTCGGGGTTTCTGGACGGGATCAGATGCGGCGATTGCGAGTGTAACGTGGACTGGGGCGAGAAGAGAAACACCATCGCCTCCATCGCAGCCGGCGTTCTG TTCTTCACAGGCTGGTGGATCATCATCGACGCAGCGATAATGTACCCTAAAGAGGAAGAGTTTCATCATGCGTATCATACCTGCGGAGTTATAGCGACTATAGCCTTCCTCAT GATCAATGCGGTGTCTAATGGTCAAGTGAGGGGCGACAGCTACAGCGAGGGCTGCTTGGGACAGACGG GTGCCAGAATCTGGCTCTTCATCGGCTTCATGTTGGCGTTCGGGTCTCTCATCGCCTCTATGTGGATTCTGTTTGGTGGTTTTGTTGTGACTG aaaaaaaggatttgTCGGTGTATCCCGGCATCGCAGTTTTCTTCCAAAATGCTTTCATCTTCTTTGG TGGTCTGGTGTTCAAGTTTGGCCGAACTGAGGACCTCTGGCAGTAA